A window of Amycolatopsis australiensis contains these coding sequences:
- a CDS encoding exo-beta-N-acetylmuramidase NamZ family protein has translation MNLDRRRFLGASALAVPALAGGSAVAGAEPESRPGRVLTGAEQWAAQGWRPLKGRKVGVLSNPTGVLLNGDHIVDSMVAAGVKPVAAFGPEHGFRGSAQAGGSEGDYTDPRTGVPVYDAYGVDVTKLASLFTKAGVDTVVFDIADVGARFYTYIWSLYTAMVAAAKVNAAFVVLDRPNPIGGRVAGPVLDPKFASGIGRKPIAQQHGMTVGELARFFAEEFLPGEGVELEHLDVVQVRGWQRDTLFAQTGLNWVLPSPNMPTPDTALVYPGTGMFEGTVFSEGRGTTRPFEIIGAPGLDWRWREKLEDLRLPGAKFREVYFVPTFSKFVNQTCGGVQVSVEDPRAFDAIRTAVAMLVTAKALHPDVFAWRPDNYIDKLSGSDRLRTMVDGGAGVDEVTGAWRAELAEFDRRRRHYLLYR, from the coding sequence GTGAACCTCGACCGGCGCCGGTTCCTCGGCGCGAGCGCGCTCGCGGTCCCGGCGCTGGCGGGCGGCTCCGCCGTGGCGGGGGCCGAGCCGGAGAGCCGCCCTGGCCGGGTCCTCACCGGCGCCGAGCAATGGGCCGCGCAGGGCTGGCGGCCGCTGAAGGGCCGCAAGGTCGGCGTCCTGTCCAACCCGACCGGGGTTCTGCTGAACGGCGACCACATCGTCGACTCGATGGTCGCGGCCGGCGTCAAGCCGGTCGCGGCCTTCGGGCCGGAACACGGCTTCCGCGGCAGCGCGCAGGCCGGTGGCTCCGAAGGCGACTACACCGACCCGCGCACCGGCGTGCCGGTGTACGACGCGTACGGCGTCGACGTGACGAAGCTCGCGTCGCTGTTCACCAAGGCAGGCGTCGACACCGTCGTGTTCGACATCGCGGACGTCGGCGCGCGCTTCTACACCTACATCTGGTCGCTCTACACGGCGATGGTTGCCGCGGCGAAGGTGAACGCCGCCTTCGTCGTGCTCGACCGCCCGAACCCGATCGGCGGCCGGGTGGCTGGTCCCGTGCTGGACCCGAAGTTCGCGTCCGGGATCGGGCGGAAGCCGATCGCACAGCAGCACGGGATGACCGTCGGCGAGCTGGCCCGCTTCTTCGCCGAGGAGTTCTTGCCCGGCGAAGGGGTGGAGCTCGAGCACCTCGACGTCGTCCAGGTACGCGGCTGGCAGCGTGACACGCTCTTCGCGCAGACCGGCCTGAACTGGGTGCTGCCGAGCCCGAACATGCCGACCCCGGACACGGCGCTCGTCTACCCGGGCACCGGCATGTTCGAAGGCACGGTGTTCTCCGAGGGCCGCGGGACGACCCGGCCGTTCGAGATCATCGGCGCGCCCGGGCTCGACTGGCGCTGGCGCGAGAAGCTCGAGGACCTGCGGCTGCCCGGGGCGAAGTTCCGGGAGGTCTACTTCGTGCCGACGTTCAGCAAGTTCGTCAACCAGACCTGCGGTGGCGTGCAGGTGAGCGTCGAGGACCCGCGGGCGTTCGACGCGATCCGGACCGCGGTCGCCATGCTCGTCACGGCGAAGGCGCTGCACCCGGACGTCTTCGCCTGGCGCCCCGACAACTACATCGACAAGCTCTCCGGGTCCGATCGCCTGCGGACCATGGTCGACGGCGGTGCGGGCGTCGACGAGGTCACCGGGGCCTGGCGGGCCGAGCTCGCCGAGTTCGACCGGAGACGCCGCCACTACCTGCTGTACCGCTGA
- a CDS encoding glycoside hydrolase family 3 protein, which yields MLALTGVGVATAASAPRVSAEAQAEAAATQALRGLTLEQKVGQLFVTWVNGKSADEVNPKNQADFGVDTPAQVIRKYHLGGVIYFNNDTRDNFDDPVQVAKLSNGLQQAAVTSGAHIPLQIAADQEGGTVTRMGAPATEFPNAMAIAAGRDTGRATKAATILGHELRAVGINQDFAPDSDVNSNPVNPVIGVRSFSGQPGLASDFVTAEVKGFQDSDFPPKTVAATAKHFPGHGAAPTDSHTGLPRIDSTEAQWRATDVPPFKAAIAAGIDSIMSAHIQFPSLDPSLEPATLSKPIITGKLRNELGYNGVVITDSLEMQGVRQLHSDAEIPVLALKAGVDQLLMPVHLDVAINSVLNAVKSGEIPMQRIDQSVLRVLKLKFERGILFSPFVDPNRVMKVVGTPANLATAQDIADRGITAIANDAGLLPLKQKPATTLVTGWGVSTTASLAQKLTAHGTAATAYQTGQAPTDAQIAQAVANARNADLVVVLTNNIGGFPRQTQLLDALQATGKPVVAVAAQIPYDAGYPTSVTTWLATYGYIGPTLEALAKVILGETAPVGKLPVDIPAGTDMQTVKYPFGHGLTW from the coding sequence GTGCTCGCCCTCACCGGTGTGGGTGTCGCGACCGCGGCGAGCGCACCGCGGGTGAGCGCGGAGGCGCAGGCGGAGGCCGCGGCGACACAGGCGCTGCGCGGGCTGACGCTCGAGCAGAAGGTCGGGCAGCTGTTCGTCACGTGGGTGAACGGCAAGTCCGCCGACGAGGTGAACCCGAAGAACCAGGCCGACTTCGGGGTCGACACCCCGGCCCAGGTGATCCGGAAGTACCACCTGGGCGGCGTCATCTACTTCAACAACGACACGCGCGACAACTTCGACGACCCCGTGCAGGTCGCGAAGCTGTCCAACGGCCTCCAGCAGGCCGCCGTCACGAGCGGCGCGCACATCCCGCTGCAGATCGCCGCCGACCAGGAGGGCGGCACGGTGACCCGGATGGGCGCGCCGGCCACGGAGTTCCCGAACGCGATGGCCATCGCGGCCGGCCGGGACACCGGGCGCGCGACGAAGGCCGCCACGATCCTCGGCCACGAGCTGCGTGCCGTCGGCATCAACCAGGACTTCGCGCCCGACTCCGACGTCAACTCCAACCCGGTGAACCCGGTCATCGGCGTCCGGTCGTTCTCCGGGCAGCCCGGCCTGGCCAGCGACTTCGTCACCGCCGAGGTCAAGGGCTTCCAGGACTCGGACTTCCCGCCGAAGACCGTCGCCGCGACGGCCAAGCACTTCCCCGGGCACGGCGCCGCGCCGACCGACAGCCACACCGGCCTGCCGCGGATCGACAGCACCGAGGCGCAGTGGCGGGCCACGGACGTGCCGCCGTTCAAGGCCGCGATCGCGGCCGGCATCGACTCGATCATGAGCGCGCACATCCAGTTCCCCAGCCTCGACCCGTCGCTGGAGCCGGCGACGCTGTCGAAGCCGATCATCACCGGCAAGCTGCGCAACGAGCTGGGCTACAACGGCGTGGTGATCACCGACTCGCTCGAGATGCAGGGCGTCCGCCAGCTGCACAGCGACGCCGAAATCCCGGTTCTCGCGCTGAAGGCCGGTGTCGACCAGCTGCTCATGCCGGTGCACCTCGACGTCGCCATCAACTCGGTGCTGAACGCCGTGAAGTCCGGCGAGATCCCCATGCAGCGGATCGACCAGAGCGTGCTGCGCGTGCTGAAGCTGAAGTTCGAGCGCGGCATCCTGTTCTCGCCGTTCGTCGACCCGAACCGGGTGATGAAGGTCGTCGGCACGCCGGCGAACCTGGCCACCGCGCAGGACATCGCCGACCGCGGCATCACGGCGATCGCGAACGACGCCGGCCTGCTGCCGCTCAAGCAGAAGCCCGCGACGACGCTGGTCACCGGCTGGGGCGTCTCGACGACGGCGTCGCTCGCCCAGAAGCTGACCGCGCACGGCACGGCCGCGACGGCGTACCAGACCGGCCAGGCCCCGACGGACGCCCAGATCGCGCAGGCGGTCGCGAACGCCCGGAACGCCGACCTGGTCGTCGTGCTCACCAACAACATCGGCGGGTTCCCGCGGCAGACCCAGCTGCTCGACGCCCTGCAGGCCACCGGCAAGCCGGTCGTCGCGGTGGCCGCGCAGATCCCGTACGACGCCGGTTACCCGACCAGCGTCACGACCTGGCTCGCCACCTACGGCTACATCGGGCCGACGCTGGAGGCGCTGGCCAAGGTGATCCTCGGCGAGACGGCGCCGGTCGGGAAGCTGCCGGTCGACATCCCCGCCGGGACCGACATGCAGACCGTGAAGTACCCGTTCGGCCACGGGCTGACGTGGTGA
- a CDS encoding HAD family hydrolase, with protein sequence MAEPSSAPSRIRKPGPEHAVAAFFDLDKTIIASSSALAFSKPLLKEGLINRRAALRSAYAQLVFSLAGADENKTERLRAEVSRLCAGWDVAQVSAIVRETLHDVVDPLVYVEAAELIARHREDGHDVIVLSATGEEVVAPVAEMLGATRSVATRMQIVDGRYSGEVDFYCYGANKAVAAKQLAATHGYDLAECFAYTDSSTDIPLLEVVGHPHAVNPDKLLRREALERGWPILAFERPMSLRSRIPTRSAGVVALGVGAVAAGATWYGLSRRRRLR encoded by the coding sequence GTGGCCGAACCGAGCAGTGCGCCGTCGCGCATCCGGAAGCCGGGCCCGGAGCACGCGGTGGCCGCGTTCTTCGACCTGGACAAGACGATCATCGCCTCGTCGAGCGCGCTGGCGTTCAGCAAACCGTTGCTCAAAGAGGGATTGATCAACCGGCGCGCCGCGTTGCGCAGCGCCTACGCGCAGCTGGTGTTCTCACTCGCCGGCGCCGACGAAAACAAGACCGAACGGCTGCGCGCCGAGGTTTCCCGGCTGTGCGCGGGCTGGGACGTCGCCCAGGTGTCGGCGATCGTCCGCGAGACGCTGCACGACGTCGTCGACCCGCTCGTGTACGTCGAGGCGGCCGAGCTGATCGCGCGGCACCGCGAGGACGGGCACGACGTCATCGTCCTGTCGGCGACCGGCGAGGAGGTCGTCGCGCCCGTGGCGGAGATGCTCGGCGCGACCCGGAGCGTCGCCACGCGCATGCAGATCGTCGACGGCCGCTACTCCGGCGAGGTCGACTTCTACTGCTACGGCGCCAACAAGGCCGTCGCCGCGAAGCAGCTCGCCGCGACCCACGGCTACGACCTCGCCGAGTGCTTCGCCTACACCGATTCGAGCACCGACATCCCGCTGCTGGAGGTCGTCGGGCACCCGCACGCGGTCAACCCCGACAAGCTCTTGCGGCGCGAGGCGCTCGAACGCGGCTGGCCGATCCTGGCCTTCGAGCGGCCCATGTCCCTGCGCAGCCGGATCCCGACGCGCTCGGCGGGCGTGGTGGCCCTCGGCGTCGGCGCGGTGGCCGCCGGCGCGACCTGGTACGGCCTCAGCCGTCGCCGTCGGTTGCGCTAG
- the ssd gene encoding septum site-determining protein Ssd has product MTGDRPLVVAADETVLDEILRVAAVAGCELDRAPDLTAASGHWARAPLVVLDEEAVRLPPALPRRRGVLLVCKGSPGPRTWEHAFRVGVERVISLPDEETELAGAFADVVETPAEEAGLVLGVVGGRGGAGASVFAAALALAADREPGGALLVDCDPLGGGLDLLLGLEKVPGPRWSEVRLSGRVSAPALAAALPQRKHRGGSLPVLACGREGEGPEVESLSAVIAAGRRSGRTVVCDLPRTLGDAATEAVAVADLVTLLVPVEFRACMAAKQVQRRLSELTARLGVVACGRSRAGVPPTQTAALLGPPLLASMPPERGLEATIERGEFPAKPSGPLATAATEVLAVARREARAAAR; this is encoded by the coding sequence ATGACAGGGGACCGGCCACTGGTGGTCGCCGCGGACGAAACCGTGCTCGACGAGATCCTGCGGGTGGCCGCGGTCGCGGGCTGTGAGCTCGACCGGGCACCGGACCTGACGGCGGCGAGCGGCCACTGGGCCAGGGCACCGCTGGTGGTGCTGGACGAGGAAGCCGTGCGGCTGCCACCTGCCCTGCCCCGGCGACGCGGAGTGCTCCTGGTCTGCAAAGGCAGCCCGGGGCCACGGACGTGGGAGCACGCGTTCCGCGTCGGCGTCGAGCGGGTGATCTCGCTGCCGGACGAGGAAACGGAGCTGGCGGGAGCGTTCGCCGACGTCGTGGAGACACCGGCGGAGGAAGCGGGCTTGGTACTGGGCGTGGTCGGCGGCCGCGGCGGCGCGGGCGCATCGGTCTTCGCGGCGGCACTGGCACTGGCGGCCGACCGTGAACCGGGCGGCGCGCTGCTGGTGGACTGCGACCCACTGGGCGGCGGCCTGGACCTGTTGCTGGGCCTGGAAAAGGTACCGGGCCCCCGCTGGTCGGAGGTACGGCTGAGCGGCCGCGTATCGGCACCGGCACTGGCGGCGGCGTTGCCGCAAAGAAAGCATCGCGGCGGCAGCCTCCCGGTACTGGCGTGCGGCCGGGAGGGAGAAGGCCCGGAGGTGGAGAGCCTGTCGGCGGTGATAGCGGCGGGCAGGCGCTCAGGCCGCACGGTGGTCTGCGACTTACCCCGGACGTTGGGCGACGCAGCAACGGAAGCGGTGGCGGTGGCCGACCTGGTGACGCTGCTGGTACCGGTGGAGTTCCGAGCATGCATGGCGGCAAAGCAGGTCCAGCGACGGCTGTCGGAACTGACGGCGCGCCTGGGCGTTGTCGCATGTGGACGATCGAGGGCAGGAGTACCACCCACCCAGACGGCAGCCCTCCTCGGCCCGCCACTGCTGGCGTCGATGCCCCCGGAGAGGGGCCTCGAGGCGACGATCGAGCGAGGAGAGTTCCCGGCAAAGCCCTCAGGCCCACTGGCAACAGCGGCGACCGAGGTGCTGGCGGTAGCCCGCCGCGAAGCCAGAGCAGCGGCCCGATGA
- a CDS encoding TadA family conjugal transfer-associated ATPase, producing the protein MTTDFVDRVRNRLAGDRRQADPVAVATAVRAEAGGALGHVAVLDAARQARDEFVGAGPLAPLLDNPATTDVLVTGPEEVWIDGPEGLTHTGIRFKDEEAVRRLAQRLALAAGRRLDDAQPYVDGWLPGSGAHGRIRMHAVLPPVAANGTCLSLRVLRPATHDLTKLRELGAFDENGANLLRTVVSKRMAFLVTGGTGAGKTTLLAALLGAVDPAERIVCVEDAAELQPEHPQFVSLVARPANVEGAGAVGLPELVRQALRMRPDRLVVGEVRGAEVGALLTALNTGHDGGACTVHANSPAEVPARIEALAALGGLGRDAVHSQLVAAIRVVLHMRREPGGHRRLAEVGVLRAEHGRARVVPVWRAGRWTVDRHLFAATGAIAC; encoded by the coding sequence ATGACCACCGACTTCGTGGACCGCGTCCGCAACCGCCTGGCGGGCGACCGCCGTCAGGCGGACCCGGTCGCCGTAGCCACGGCGGTCCGCGCCGAAGCCGGCGGCGCCCTCGGCCACGTCGCCGTGCTCGACGCGGCCCGCCAAGCCCGCGACGAGTTCGTCGGCGCCGGCCCGCTGGCCCCGCTCCTCGACAATCCCGCGACCACCGACGTGCTCGTCACCGGCCCGGAGGAAGTCTGGATCGACGGCCCCGAAGGCCTCACCCACACGGGTATCCGCTTCAAGGACGAAGAAGCCGTCCGCCGTCTCGCCCAGCGTCTCGCCCTCGCGGCCGGCCGCCGGCTCGACGACGCCCAGCCCTACGTGGACGGCTGGCTCCCCGGCTCCGGCGCCCACGGCCGCATCCGCATGCACGCCGTCCTCCCGCCGGTGGCGGCCAACGGCACCTGCCTGTCCCTGCGCGTCCTCCGCCCGGCCACTCACGACCTCACAAAGCTGCGCGAACTCGGGGCGTTCGACGAGAACGGTGCGAACCTGCTGCGGACGGTCGTCTCGAAACGCATGGCGTTCCTCGTCACCGGCGGCACCGGCGCAGGCAAGACAACGCTCCTGGCAGCGCTGCTCGGCGCGGTAGACCCGGCCGAGCGCATCGTCTGCGTGGAAGACGCCGCCGAGCTGCAGCCCGAGCACCCGCAGTTCGTCAGCCTCGTCGCCCGACCGGCCAATGTGGAGGGTGCGGGCGCGGTCGGCCTGCCGGAGCTGGTCCGCCAGGCGCTGCGCATGCGCCCCGACCGGCTCGTGGTCGGCGAGGTCCGCGGCGCCGAGGTCGGCGCCCTGCTCACGGCGCTGAACACCGGCCACGACGGCGGCGCCTGCACCGTCCACGCCAATTCGCCTGCAGAGGTACCCGCCCGCATCGAGGCACTCGCCGCCCTCGGCGGTCTCGGTCGCGACGCGGTGCACAGCCAGCTCGTCGCCGCGATCCGCGTGGTCCTCCACATGCGGCGCGAACCGGGCGGTCACCGGCGCCTCGCCGAAGTCGGCGTCCTCCGCGCCGAACACGGCCGGGCGCGGGTCGTGCCGGTGTGGCGCGCGGGCCGCTGGACGGTCGACCGCCACCTGTTCGCCGCGACGGGAGCGATCGCGTGCTGA
- a CDS encoding type II secretion system F family protein encodes MITAWVLLCAGAALACWPAAPTRLQAMVERPTTVRLPDVWAAVRWLLPTALAGLLTGVGGAIAAAALTLAWRQEWQAHRRAAADVAMVAHTATALRTMVAELRSGAHPVTAAEAAAEAVPAVADELHALAASARLDGELDAPTLPALAGAWTLGKRYGLPMADVLDATRRDAEASLAFARRMRAKLAGPRASAAVLTGLPVLCLLLGQAMGASPVSVLTGSVPGQLLLVAGSVLLWAGTAWCRALTGRVRVR; translated from the coding sequence ATGATCACGGCGTGGGTCCTGCTGTGCGCCGGCGCGGCCTTGGCGTGCTGGCCCGCGGCACCGACCCGCCTCCAGGCCATGGTCGAGCGGCCGACGACGGTCCGCCTACCTGACGTGTGGGCCGCGGTCAGGTGGCTGCTGCCGACCGCGCTGGCCGGCCTGCTGACGGGAGTGGGTGGCGCGATCGCGGCCGCCGCCCTGACGCTGGCGTGGCGCCAGGAGTGGCAAGCCCACCGCCGCGCCGCCGCCGACGTGGCGATGGTGGCCCACACGGCGACGGCGCTTCGCACGATGGTGGCCGAACTCCGCTCCGGCGCCCACCCGGTGACCGCCGCGGAAGCAGCAGCCGAGGCCGTCCCCGCGGTGGCCGACGAACTCCACGCCCTGGCTGCGTCGGCCCGCCTCGACGGCGAACTGGACGCACCAACGCTCCCGGCGCTGGCGGGAGCGTGGACGTTGGGCAAGCGCTACGGCCTGCCGATGGCCGACGTCTTGGACGCCACGCGCCGCGACGCCGAAGCAAGCCTGGCGTTCGCCCGCCGGATGCGCGCGAAACTGGCCGGTCCACGAGCGAGCGCGGCGGTGCTCACCGGCCTTCCGGTCCTCTGCTTGCTGCTCGGGCAGGCCATGGGCGCGTCGCCGGTGTCGGTTCTGACCGGCAGCGTGCCGGGCCAGCTGCTGCTGGTCGCCGGCAGCGTCCTGCTCTGGGCCGGGACGGCCTGGTGCCGCGCCTTGACAGGACGGGTACGCGTCCGATGA
- a CDS encoding type II secretion system F family protein: MNATALLLFAGALVVWPGDNAAARRFTWLQDRKPPDPRNWPRALTPIATTLGGVSTAVLIGGVPGVVVGALVTAVGWWAIRRTRRPRVPTIDVAAKLRLAGTLDLLAACLRAGLPVSSALDAVADTAPPEVGEALRSTAGLLALGSGPERAWSPVRSIPGLGELAAAAIRTSRSGAAFATAAANLAELLRDELATEAEERAERAGVALALPVGLCFLPAFFCLGVLPIVLGLAARLGPLF, from the coding sequence ATGAACGCAACGGCCCTCCTTCTCTTCGCCGGCGCTCTCGTCGTATGGCCGGGAGACAACGCCGCAGCGCGGCGCTTCACCTGGCTACAGGACCGAAAACCGCCTGATCCCCGCAATTGGCCCCGGGCACTCACGCCTATCGCGACGACGCTGGGCGGCGTCTCGACGGCGGTGTTGATCGGCGGAGTGCCCGGAGTGGTCGTGGGCGCGCTGGTGACGGCGGTGGGCTGGTGGGCGATCCGCCGCACCCGACGGCCACGAGTACCGACCATCGACGTAGCCGCCAAGCTGCGGCTCGCCGGGACACTGGACCTGCTGGCCGCGTGCCTGCGGGCGGGACTGCCGGTCTCATCGGCGCTCGATGCGGTAGCCGACACGGCTCCGCCCGAGGTGGGCGAGGCGCTGCGCTCGACCGCCGGCCTGCTCGCGCTCGGCTCCGGCCCGGAGCGGGCGTGGTCCCCGGTGCGGTCGATTCCTGGCCTCGGCGAGCTGGCGGCAGCGGCGATCAGGACATCCCGCTCGGGAGCCGCATTCGCCACGGCGGCCGCCAACCTGGCCGAACTGTTGCGTGACGAGCTGGCCACCGAAGCGGAAGAACGCGCGGAGCGAGCCGGGGTGGCGCTGGCGCTGCCAGTCGGCCTGTGTTTCCTGCCGGCGTTCTTCTGCCTGGGGGTGCTGCCGATCGTCCTGGGCCTGGCGGCACGCCTCGGCCCGCTCTTCTGA
- a CDS encoding DUF4244 domain-containing protein: protein MRTPTRRPGSDDGSTTVEYAVVTVAVAAFAAVLYTLLTGDSVVSWLTNLVMKALTVPS, encoded by the coding sequence ATGCGCACTCCCACCCGCCGCCCCGGCTCGGACGACGGTTCGACGACGGTCGAGTACGCCGTCGTCACGGTCGCGGTAGCGGCCTTCGCGGCGGTCCTCTACACCCTGCTGACGGGCGACTCGGTCGTGTCGTGGCTGACGAACCTGGTCATGAAGGCCTTGACGGTGCCGTCGTGA
- a CDS encoding TadE family type IV pilus minor pilin translates to MTVEAALGLAGLTVVTVLLLAGVAVLTSQLRCTDAAREAARLLARGQPTEAAAAVHRIAPPDASLEIEQAGDDITVKVKAKESTGLLPEIKLSATAYAVAEPGTETTGAPG, encoded by the coding sequence GTGACGGTCGAGGCAGCGCTCGGCCTGGCGGGCCTGACAGTGGTGACGGTCCTGCTGCTGGCGGGTGTGGCGGTACTGACAAGCCAGCTGCGCTGCACAGACGCAGCCCGCGAGGCGGCAAGACTGCTGGCAAGAGGCCAACCGACCGAAGCGGCGGCAGCGGTACACAGGATCGCTCCACCGGACGCCAGCCTGGAGATAGAGCAGGCAGGCGACGACATAACGGTCAAGGTGAAGGCCAAGGAATCAACGGGCCTGCTCCCAGAGATCAAGCTGAGCGCAACGGCCTACGCGGTAGCAGAACCAGGCACGGAGACGACCGGTGCACCAGGCTGA
- a CDS encoding Rv3654c family TadE-like protein: MHQAEPSRAAKQARGVDGSSGGRVEHLGDSSRADRVSGRADFRSEGAGERFRSRDRHPDSGAATIWTAMAVAALAGVAVLVCWLAAAVDARHRVEAAADLGALAAASHAREGPDRACQHARWIADRMGVTLLTCRWQRLDAFVEVRGPSPGLGGLPGPAARARAGPTDRPP; this comes from the coding sequence GTGCACCAGGCTGAACCAAGCCGAGCAGCCAAGCAAGCCCGCGGAGTCGACGGCAGTTCCGGCGGCCGAGTCGAGCACCTCGGCGATTCCAGCAGGGCAGACCGCGTAAGCGGCCGGGCCGACTTCCGCTCGGAAGGTGCAGGCGAGCGGTTCCGCAGCCGCGACCGCCACCCGGACAGTGGTGCGGCCACCATCTGGACCGCGATGGCGGTCGCCGCACTGGCCGGTGTGGCGGTCCTCGTGTGCTGGCTGGCGGCAGCGGTCGATGCCCGGCACCGGGTGGAGGCCGCCGCCGATCTGGGGGCTCTCGCCGCCGCATCGCATGCTCGGGAAGGGCCTGACCGAGCGTGCCAGCACGCCAGGTGGATCGCCGATCGGATGGGCGTGACCCTGCTGACCTGCCGATGGCAGCGGCTCGATGCTTTCGTCGAAGTCCGGGGCCCGAGCCCCGGCCTGGGCGGGCTGCCCGGCCCGGCAGCCCGAGCCCGCGCCGGACCGACGGACCGGCCACCGTGA
- a CDS encoding bifunctional DNA primase/polymerase, with amino-acid sequence MLDANWPDSWRGAFRIELRAEAIGLAWRGWPVLPGVDPAPLTEGDDLTWRRPIPASDTWREQIGTHAHEVATWFSDRTHSLLVATGTVLDAIEVDDELGKRACRLLRSLGHPAPIVAMPNGRWLFLTTVADSIPAELASRASVQWHGKDSYIPLPPSPFQHGVVHWRVKPEVCGWQLPDAAEVHDVLVRALAGAEAPQLVQSTAA; translated from the coding sequence ATGTTGGACGCGAATTGGCCGGACAGCTGGCGGGGCGCCTTCCGCATCGAACTGCGCGCGGAGGCGATCGGTCTCGCCTGGCGTGGTTGGCCGGTGCTCCCGGGCGTCGACCCCGCTCCGCTGACCGAGGGCGACGACCTCACCTGGCGCCGCCCCATCCCGGCCAGTGACACCTGGCGCGAGCAGATCGGCACCCACGCCCACGAGGTCGCCACCTGGTTCTCCGACCGCACGCACAGCCTCCTCGTCGCCACCGGCACGGTCCTCGACGCGATCGAGGTCGACGACGAGCTCGGCAAGCGTGCCTGCCGCCTGCTCCGCTCTCTCGGCCACCCCGCGCCCATCGTCGCGATGCCGAACGGCCGCTGGCTCTTCCTCACCACCGTCGCCGACAGCATCCCGGCCGAACTCGCCTCCCGCGCCTCCGTCCAGTGGCACGGCAAGGACAGCTACATCCCGCTGCCCCCGTCGCCGTTCCAGCACGGGGTCGTCCACTGGCGCGTCAAGCCCGAGGTCTGCGGCTGGCAGCTGCCGGACGCCGCCGAGGTGCACGACGTCCTCGTCCGCGCGCTGGCCGGTGCCGAAGCTCCGCAGCTGGTCCAGTCCACCGCGGCCTGA